The following coding sequences are from one Clarias gariepinus isolate MV-2021 ecotype Netherlands chromosome 19, CGAR_prim_01v2, whole genome shotgun sequence window:
- the sptan1 gene encoding spectrin alpha chain, non-erythrocytic 1 isoform X7 yields the protein MDTSGLKVLETADDIQERRQQVLDRYRRFKELSSVRRQKLEDSYRFQFFRRDADELEKWIQEKLQIASDENYKDPSNLQGKLQKHQAFEAEVQANSGAIVKLDETGNLMISESHFSSETIRSRLEELHRLWDLLLQKTKEKGVRLLQAQKLVQYLRECEDALDWITDKEAIVTSEELGQDLEHVEVLQKKFEEFQTDLAAHEERVNEVNQAAAKLTQENHPEVELIKKKQEEVNTAWQRLKGLAQQRQGKLFGAAEVQRFNRDVDETISWIKEKEQLMASDDFGRDLASVQALLRKHEGLERDLAALEDKVNTLGGEAERLQQTHPQNATQIQLKRDELITNWEQIRTLAAERHAHLNDSYRLQRFTADFRDLTSWVTEMKALINADELANDVAGAEALLDRHQEHKGEIDAHEDSFKSTTEAGEALLNTGHYASEDVKEKLGILAEEKESLLELWELRRQQYEQCMDLQLFYRDTEQVDNWMSKQEAFLLNEDLGDSLDSVEALLKKHEDFEKSLSAQEEKITALDEFATKLIQNNHYAKEDVATRRDALLSRRNALHDRAQSRRAALEDSFHLQQFFRDSDELKSWINEKMKTATDEAYKDPSNLQGKVQKHQAFEAELSANQSRIDALQKSGQELVDRKHYASAEVATRMDEVSSQWKKLLEATELKGIKLREANQQQQFNRNVEDIELWLYEMEGHLASDDYGKDLTSVQNLQKKHALLEADVAAHQDRIDGITIQARQFQEAGHFDADNIRKKQEALVARYEALKEPMAARKQKLSDSLRLQQLFRDVEDEETWIREKEPIASSTNRGKDLIGVQNLLKKHQALQAEITGHEPRIKAVTQKGEAMVDEGHFAGEDVKAKLAELHGRWETLKGKAAQRRQDLEDSLQAQQYFADANEAESWMREKEPIVGSTDYGKDEDSAEALLKKHEALTSDLSAYGSSIQSLKEQAQACRQQVAPTDDETGKELVLALYDYQEKSPREVTMKKGDILTLLNSTNKDWWKVEVNDRQGFVPAAYVKKLDPTQSSSRENLLDEQGSIALRQEQIENQYGTLLELGEKRKDMLEKSCKKFMLFREANELQQWINEKEGALTNEEVGSDLEQVEVLQKKFDDFQKDLKANESRLRDINKVASELESEGLMAEEAPMVQAQQQEMLGSAPGKDEADSKSASPWKSIRVAVQTTANFNTIKELNNRWRMLQQLAEDRSNMLGSAHEVQRFHRDADETKEWIEEKNQALNTDNYGHDLASVQALQRKHEGFERDLAALGDKVNSLGETAERLIQSHPEAVDDIQEKCTELNTAWSSLVGRADQRKDKLGNSHDLQRFLSDFRDLMSWINGIRGLVSSEELAKDVTGAEALLERHQEHRTEIDARAGTFQAFEQFGQQLLARGHYASPEIQQKLEALDREREDLEKAWVQRRMMLDQCLELQLFNRDCEQAENWMAAREAFLATDEKGDSLDSVEALIKKHEDFDKAINVQEEKIAALQSFADQLISADHYAKPDIFNRRNEVLDRWRRLKAQMIEKRSKLGESQTLQQFSRDVDEIEAWISEKLQTATDESYKDPTNIQLSKLLSKHQKHQAFEAELHANADRIRGVIDTGNALIQRGACAGSEDAVKSRLVALDEQWNFLVNKSAEKSQKLKEANKQQNFNTGIKDFDFWLSEVEALLASEDYGKDLASVNNLLKKHQLLEADISAHEDRLKDLNGQADSLMASNAFDTSQVKDKRDAVNGRFTKIKSMAAGRRAKLNESHRLHQFFRDLDDEESWIKEKKLLVSSVDYGRDLTGVQNLRKKHKRLEAELGAHEPAIQSVLDTGRKLSDDNTIGQDEIQQRLAQFVEHWKDLKDLAAARGQRLEESLEYQQFVANVEEEEAWINEKLNLVGSEDYGDTLAAVQGLLKKHEAFETDFTVHRDRVNDVCANGDELIKKENHHVDNITAKMKSLRDKVSELERAAAQRKAKLDENSAFLQFNWKADVVESWIGEKENSLKTDDYGRDLSSVQTLLTKQETFDAGLQAFQQEGITNITALKDQLLAAKHVQSKAIEARHATLMKRWNQLLATSAARKKKLLEAQEHFRKVEDLFLTFAKKASAFNSWFENAEEDLTDPVRCNSLEEIKALREAHDAFRSSLSSAEADFNQLAELDRQIKSYQVVSNPYTWFTMEALEETWRNLQKIIKERELELQKEQRRQEENDKLRQEFAQHANAFHQWLQETRTYLLDGSCMVEESGTLESQLEATKRKHQEIRAMRSQLKKIEDLGAAMEEALILDNKYTEHSTVGLAQQWDQLDQLGMRMQHNLEQQIQARNTTGVTEEALKEFSMMFKHFDKEKSGRLNHQEFKSCLRSLGYDLPMVEEGEPDPEFESILDTVDPNRDGNVSLQEYMAFMISRETENVKSSEEIESAFRALSAENKPYVTKEELYQNLTKEQADYCISHMKPYLDSKGRELPSAFDFVEFTRSLFVN from the exons ATGGATACCAGTGGCCTAAAAGTTCTCGAGACGGCCGATGACATCCAGGAGCGTCGTCAGCAGGTCCTAGACCGTTACCGGCGCTTTAAGGAGCTGTCCTCCGTGCGCAGGCAGAAACTAGAGGACTCCTACCGCTTCCAGTTCTTCCGCCGTGATGCCGACGAGCTGGAGAAATGGATCCAGGAGAAGCTGCAGATTGCCTCAGATGAGAACTACAAGGACCCCAGCAACCTTCAG GGAAAGCTCCAGAAACACCAGGCCTTTGAAGCGGAGGTTCAGGCCAACTCTGGCGCAATTGTCAAACTGGACGAAACTGGCAACCTCATGATCTCCGAAAGCCACTTTTCCTCCGAGACCATCCGG AGTCGCTTAGAGGAGCTTCACCGGCTGTGGGATCTGCTGCTGCAGAAGACGAAGGAGAAAGGTGTGCGTCTGCTTCAGGCCCAGAAACTGGTGCAGTACCTGAGGGAGTGTGAGGATGCCCTGGACTGGATCACTGACAAg GAAGCCATTGTGACATCTGAGGAGCTGGGTCAGGACTTGGAGCATGTTGAAGTTCTACAGAAGAAGTTTGAGGAGTTCCAGACAGACCTGGCAGCCCACGAGGAGCGTGTGAATGAGGTGAACCAGGCCGCAGCTAAACTGACGCAGGAGAACCACCCAGAGGTCGAGCTGATCAAGAAGAAGCAGGAAGAGGTGAACACAGCATGGCAGAGGCTGAAGGGTCTGGCCCAGCAGAGACAGGGCAAACTGTTCGGGGCCGCTGAGGTGCAGCGTTTCAACCG gGATGTGGATGAAACCATCAGCTGGATCAAAGAGAAAGAGCAGCTTATGGCCTCTGATGATTTTGGACGCGACCTGGCCAGTGTTCAGGCTCTCCTGCGCAAACACGAGGGGCTCGAAAGGGACCTGGCTGCCTTGGAGGATAAG gtgAACACTTTGGGTGGTGAAGCTGAGCGCCTGCAGCAGACTCATCCCCAGAACGCCACTCAGATCCAGCTCAAGAGAGACGAGCTCATTACAAACTGGGAGCagatccgcactctggctgctGAGCGCCATGCCCACCTCAATGATTCTTACAG GCTTCAGCGTTTCACTGCAGATTTTCGTGACCTCACCAGCTGGGTGACGGAGATGAAGGCTCTGATCAACGCTGACGAACTGGCCAACGACGTCGCTGGGGCCGAAGCGCTGCTCGACCGACATCAGGAACACAAG GGCGAGATCGATGCCCATGAGGACAGCTTTAAATCCACAACTGAAGCAGGAGAGGCTCTTCTGAACACTGGACACTATGCCTCAGAGGATGTTAAGGAGAAG CTGGGTATTCTAGCAGAGGAGAAGGAGTCCTTGCTGGAGCTGTGGGAGCTGCGCAGACAGCAGTACGAGCAGTGCATGGATCTACAGCTCTTCTACAGGGACACTGAGCAGGTCGACAACTGGATGAGCAAGCAGGAG GCTTTCCTCCTGAATGAGGACCTGGGTGACTCTCTGGACAGTGTGGAGGCCCTGCTGAAAAAACATGAGGACTTTGAGAAATCTCTAAGTGCCCAAGAGGAGAAGATCACT GCTCTGGATGAATTCGCCACCAAGCTGATCCAGAACAATCACTACGCCAAGGAGGATGTGGCCACGCGCAGAGATGCA TTGCTGAGCAGACGTAACGCTCTGCACGATCGCGCTCAGTCCCGCCGTGCTGCCCTGGAGGACTCCTTCCACCTGCAGCAGTTTTTCCGTGACTCTGATGAGCTCAAGAGCTGGATCAATGAGAAAATGAAGACCGCCACGGATGAGGCCTACAAG gaccCCTCCAACCTGCAGGGTAAAGTACAGAAGCACCAGGCCTTCGAAGCAGAACTTTCTGCCAACCAGAGCCGTATTGACGCTCTGCAGAAGTCGGGTCAGGAGCTGGTTGATAGGAAACACTACGCCTCTGCCGAGGTGGCCACTCGCATGGACGAGGTCAGCTCTCAGTGGAAGAAACTTTTGGAAGCAACCGAGCTAAAAG GCATTAAGCTGCGTGAAGCCAACCAGCAGCAGCAGTTTAACCGTAACGTGGAGGACATTGAGCTGTGGCTCTACGAAATGGAGGGACACCTGGCCTCTGATGACTACGGCAAAGACCTGACCAGTGTGCAGAACCTGCAGAAGAAGCACGCTTTACTCGAGGCTGACGTGGCTGCACACCAG GACCGCATCGATGGCATCACCATCCAGGCTCGGCAGTTCCAAGAAGCCGGACACTTTGACGCCGACAACATCCGTAAGAAGCAGGAGGCTCTGGTTGCACGCTACGAGGCTCTGAAGGAGCCCATGGCCGCGCGAAAGCAGAAGCTCTCCGACTCTCTTCGGCTGCAGCAGCTGTTCCGTGACGTGGAGGACGAGGAGACATGGATCAGAGAGAAGGAACCCATCGCCTCCTCTACCAACCGGG GGAAAGACCTGATCGGTGTGCAGAACCTGCTGAAGAAGCACCAGGCCCTGCAGGCAGAGATCACCGGGCACGAGCCCCGGATCAAGGCTGTTACACAAAAGGGAGAGGCCATGGTCGATGAAG GACACTTCGCCGGTGAGGATGTGAAGGCTAAGCTGGCGGAGCTGCACGGCCGCTGGGAGACTCTGAAAGGGAAGGCAGCTCAGCGCAGGCAGGATCTGGAGGACTCACTGCAGGCTCAGCAGTACTTCGCTGATGCCAATGAGGCCGAATCCTGGATGAGGGAGAAGGAGCCCATCGTAGGCAGCACTGACTACGGCAAGGACGAGGACTCAGCCGAG GCCCTGCTGAAGAAACATGAGGCACTGACGTCAGATCTGAGTGCTTATGGAAGCAGCATCCAGTCCCTGAAGGAACAGGCTCAGGCCTGCAGG CAACAAGTTGCTCCTACTGATGATGAGACCGGTAAAGAGTTGGTGCTTGCCCTCTATGACTACCAGGAGAAGAGTCCCCGTGAAGTCACCATGAAGAAAGGAGACATCCTTACCCTGCTCAATAGCACCAATAAG GATTGGTGGAAAGTGGAGGTGAACGACAGACAGGGCTTTGTGCCGGCAGCATACGTTAAAAAGCTGGACCCGACTCAGTCATCCTCCCGCGAGAACCTGCTGGACGAGCAGGGCAGCATCGCGCTGCGCCAGGAGCAGATCGAAAACCA GTACGGTACCCTGCTGGAGCTGGGCGAGAAGCGGAAGGACATGCTGGAGAAGAGCTGCAAGAAGTTTATGCTGTTCCGTGAGGCCAACGAGCTTCAACAGTGGATCAACGAGAAGGAGGGAGCACTGACCAACGAGGAGGTGGGGTCTGACCTGGAACAAGTGGAGGTGCTGCAGAAGAAGTTCGATGATTTCCAGAAG GATCTGAAGGCAAACGAGTCTCGTCTGAGGGACATCAACAAGGTGGCGTCCGAGCTGGAGTCGGAGGGATTGATGGCTGAGGAGGCTCCCATGGTGCAAGCTCAG CAACAAGAGATGTTGGGTTCAGCTCCTGGCAAG gatgaaGCTGACTCTAAAAGTGCTTCTCCGTGGAAG TCTATTCGCGTGGCTGTCCAAACGACGGCTAACTTTAATACTATCAAG GAGCTGAATAACCGCTGGAGAATGCTGCAGCAGCTGGCAGAGGACAGAAGCAACATGCTGGGAAGTGCCCACGAAGTGCAGAGGTTCCACAG GGATGCTGATGAGACCAAAGAATGGATTGAGGAGAAGAATCAGGCCCTAAACACTGACAACTATGGTCATGACCTGGCCAGCGTTCAGGCCCTGCAACGCAAACACGAAGGCTTTGAAAGAGACCTGGCTGCTCTGGGAGACAAG GTGAACTCTCTGGGTGAGACAGCCGAGCGTCTGATTCAGTCCCATCCTGAGGCCGTGGATGATATTCAGGAGAAATGCACTGAGCTGAACACGGCCTGGAGCAGCCTGGTGGGACGCGCTGATCAGCGCAAGGACAAACTTGGCAACTCGCACGACCTGCAGCGCTTCCTCAGTGACTTCAG GGATCTGATGTCCTGGATCAACGGTATCCGTGGACTGGTATCTTCTGAAGAGCTCGCCAAGGATGTGACCGGAGCCGAAGCACTGCTGGAGAGACACCAG GAGCACAGGACTGAGATTGATGCACGTGCTGGAACCTTCCAGGCCTTTGAGCAGTTTGGGCAGCAGCTGCTGGCACGTGGTCACTACGCCAGTCCTGAGATTCAGCAGAAACTGGAGGCTTTGGACCGCGAAAGGGAGGATTTGGAGAAGGCCTGGGTGCAGCGCAGGATGATGCTGGATCAGTGTCTGGAGCTGCAG CTCTTTAACCGTGACTGTGAGCAGGCTGAGAACTGGATGGCAGCGAGAGAAGCTTTCCTGGCCACTGACGAAAAAGGCGACTCCCTCGACAGTGTGGAGGCTCTCATTAAGAAGCACGAGGACTTTGACAAAGCCATCAACGTGCAG GAGGAGAAGATCGCCGCACTGCAGTCCTTCGCAGACCAGCTCATTTCTGCCGATCATTATGCCAAACCTGACATCTTTAACCGTCGCAACGAAGTCTTGGACAG GTGGCGCCGGCTGAAGGCTCAGATGATCGAGAAACGCTCCAAGCTGGGTGAGTCTCAGACCCTGCAGCAGTTCAGCAGAGATGTGGACGAGATTGAAGCCTGGATCAGTGAGAAACTGCAGACGGCCACTGATGAATCCTATAAAGACCCAACTAACATCCAG CTGTCCAAACTACTG AGCAAGCACCAGAAACACCAGGCGTTTGAGGCAGAGCTTCACGCCAACGCTGACCGTATCCGTGGTGTCATCGATACAGGAAATGCCCTCATCCAGCGGGGTGCATGTGCAGGAAGTGAGGACGCTGTCAAG tcTCGTTTGGTGGCTCTGGATGAACAGTGGAATTTCCTGGTGAATAAATCAGCTGAGAAAAGTCAGAAATTAAAGGAGGCCAACAAGCAGCAGAACTTCAATACCGGCATCAAGGACTTTGACTTCTGGCTGTCGGAG GTCGAAGCTCTCCTCGCCTCTGAGGATTATGGGAAGGATCTGGCCTCGGTCAACAACCTGCTGAAGAAGCACCAGCTTCTGGAGGCTGACATCTCTGCACATGAG GATCGTCTGAAGGACCTCAATGGCCAGGCTGACAGCCTGATGGCCAGCAATGCTTTCGACACCTCTCAGGTCAAAGATAAACGCGATGCCGTGAATGGACGATTCACTAAAATCAAGAGCATGGCTGCTGGACGCCGAGCCAAGTTGAATGAGTCGCATCGTCTGCACCAGTTCTTCAGAGACCTAGACGATGAAGAATCTTGGATCAA GGAAAAGAAGTTGTTGGTGAGTTCGGTGGATTATGGACGTGATTTGACAGGAGTACAGAACCTGAGGAAGAAGCACAAGAGACTGGAAGCTGAGCTGGGAGCTCACGAGCCAGCTATTCAG TCTGTGCTCGACACGGGGAGGAAGCTGTCTGATGATAACACCATCGGGCAGGACGAGATCCAGCAGAGGCTGGCGCAGTTTGTCGAGCACTGGAAGGACCTGAAGGATTTGGCCGCTGCCAG GGGGCAGAGGCTGGAGGAATCGCTGGAGTATCAGCAGTTTGTGGCTAATGTCGAGGAAGAAGAAGCCTGGATTAATGAAAAGTTGAACCTGGTTGGAAGTGAGGACTACGGTGACACGCTGGCAGCTGTGCAG GGCCTGCTGAAGAAGCACGAGGCGTTTGAGACGGACTTCACCGTCCACAGGGACAGAGTGAACGACGTGTGTGCTAACGGAGACGAGCTCATCAAGAAG GAGAACCACCACGTGGACAACATCACGGCCAAGATGAAGTCGCTGAGAGACAAAGTGTCTGAGCTGGAGAGAGCCGCCGCGCAGAGGAAGGCCAAGCTGGACGAGAACTCCGCCTTCCTGCAGTTTAACTGGAAGGCCGACGTGGTGGAATCATGGATCG GTGAAAAAGAGAACAGCCTGAAGACAGATGATTATGGACGCGACCTGTCATCAGTTCAGACGCTGCTCACTAAGCAG GAAACATTCGACGCTGGACTTCAGGCGTTCCAGCAGGAGGGCATCACCAACATCACGGCGCTGAAGGATCAACTCCTGGCAGCCAAACACGTGCAGTCCAAAGCCATCGAGGCTCGTCACGCTACACTGATGAAACGCTGGAACCAGCTGCTTGCCACATCTGCAGCCCGCAAGAAGAAGCTGCTGGAGGCTCAGGAACACTTTAGaaag GTGGAGGATCTGTTCCTGACCTTCGCTAAGAAAGCATCCGCCTTTAACAGCTGGTTTGAGAACGCTGAGGAGGATCTGACCGACCCTGTAAGATGTAACTCTCTGGAGGAGATCAAGGCTCTGCGCGAGGCCCACGACGCCTTCCGCTCGTCCCTGAGCTCCGCCGAGGCCGACTTCAACCAGCTGGCCGAGCTCGACCGGCAGATCAAGAGCTACCAGGTGGTGTCCAACCCCTACACCTGGTTCACTATGGAGGCTCTGGAGGAGACCTGGAGGAACCTGCAGAAGATTATCAAG GAGCGTGAACTGGAGTTGCAGAAGGAGCAGAGGAGGCAGGAGGAGAATGACAAGCTGAGACAGGAGTTTGCTCAACATGCTAACGCCTTCCACCAGTGGCTACAGGAGACCAG GACATATCTTCTGGATGG GTCCTGTATGGTGGAAGAGTCTGGAACTCTGGAATCTCAGCTAGAGGCCACAAAG cGTAAGCACCAAGAGATCCGTGCTATGCGCAGCCAGCTGAAGAAGATTGAGGATCTGGGTGCGGCCATGGAGGAGGCCCTGATTCTGGACAACAAGTACACGGAGCACAGCACGGTAGGCCTGGCGCAGCAATGGGATCAGCTGGACCAGCTGGGCATGAGGATGCAGCACAACCTGGAGCAGCAAATACAAGCCAG AAACACGACAGGAGTCACAGAGGAGGCGCTCAAGGAGTTCAGCATGATGTTCAA ACACTTCGACAAAGAGAAATCTGGTCGTCTGAATCACCAGGAGTTCAAATCCTGCCTGCGCTCGCTGGGCTACGACCTGCCCATGGTGGAGGAAGGAGAACCAGACCCAGAGTTTGAGTCCATCCTGGACACAGTGGATCCCAACAG GGACGGCAATGTGTCCTTGCAGGAGTATATGGCGTTCATGATCAGCCGCGAAACAGAGAACGTCAAATCTAGTGAGGAGATCGAGAGTGCTTTCCGTGCTCTCAGTGCTGAGAACAAACCGTACGTCACCAAGGAGGAGCTCTACCAG AACCTAACCAAGGAACAGGCTGATTATTGCATCTCACACATGAAACCATATTTAGACAGTAAAGGTCGTGAGCTCCCATCCGCGTTCGACTTTGTGGAGTTTACGCGCTCGCTTTTCGTCAACTGA